Proteins from a genomic interval of Benincasa hispida cultivar B227 chromosome 7, ASM972705v1, whole genome shotgun sequence:
- the LOC120080799 gene encoding tetratricopeptide repeat protein 5-like, which produces MCSEAKEDTFDKATAAVEELYHIRDTFFPVNPDDKTSKFRELSDLALKILDSIPPEQRKPPLQRAMYEYLRGKVLDVFPEYRKEAEDHLSKAVKLNPSLADAWLCLGNCIWKKGDLSSAKNCFTLALNKHPEKKLLCQLSMLERKMAQGTENEAKLVEESIQHAKEAVTLDVKDGNSWYNLGNACLTSFFVTGAWDHSKLLQSLKAYQNAEKDEKMLSNPDLYFNCATVNKYLENYDRALSGFEAAALKDPSLSAIREVQKMVNLLDKLDNMLKAHTKTRRGASLPSSVDALSSNFSYKRATVDLLSEGLNKTVAVTGKVLFFIKHDSLAPLYYLVCDSNQTCFILSLYGMRNDTVKEGDQITLLEPYYRNLDFSWKGKHYQFKSTRVDFLEQLIVNGKAPSAQQAVQASIYAQHKP; this is translated from the exons ATGTGCAGCGAAGCTAAGGAAGACACATTTGACAAAGCCACAGCGGCGGTCGAAGAGCTATACCATATCAGAGACACCTTTTTTCCTGTAAATCCCGATGACAAAACCTCCAAATTTCGGGAGCTATCGGATCTTGCTCTCAAGATCCTCGATTCCATTCCTCCAG AACAAAGGAAACCACCTTTGCAGCGTGCTATGTATGAATACCTAAGAGGAAAAGTTTTAGATGTATTTCCAGAATATAGAAAAGAAGCAGAGGATCATCTCTCCAAAGCT GTTAAGTTGAATCCCTCTCTCGCCGATGCCTGGCTATGTTTAGGCAACTGCATTTGGAAAAAGGGAGATCTATCTTCAGCAAAGAACTGCTTTACTTTAGCATTAAACAAG CACCCTGAGAAAAAGTTACTTTGTCAGTTATCAATGCTTGAAAGGAAAATGGCTCAAG GTACTGAGAATGAGGCAAAGCTTGTAGAGGAAAGCATTCAACATGCAAAAGAAGCAGTTACTTTGGATGTGAAGGATGGAAACTCTTGGT ATAACCTAGGAAATGCATGCCTTACAAGTTTTTTTGTTACTGGAGCGTGGGATCATAGTAAGCTTCTGCAATCTTTGAAGGCATATCAAAATGCG gaaaaagatgaaaaaatgtTGTCAAATCCAGACTTGTATTTTAATTGTGCAACT GTTAACAAATATCTGGAGAACTATGACAGGGCCCTAAGTGGATTTGAGGCTGCTGCTTTGAAGGATCCTAGTCTTAGTGCAATTAGGGAGGTCCAGAAGATGGTGAATCTTCTTGACAAATTGGACAACATGTTGAAG GCACATACTAAGACACGAAGAGGTGCGTCTTTGCCGTCATCAGTGGATGCCCTTAGTT CAAACTTCTCATACAAGAGAGCCACTGTAGACCTTCTGTCAGAGGGTCTGAACAAAACAGTTGCAGTAACTGGGAAGGTGTTGTTCTTCATTAAGCATGATAGCCTTGCCCCACT ATATTATTTGGTGTGTGATTCAAACCAAACATGCTTTATTTTATCGTTGTATGGTATGCGGAATGATACG GTTAAGGAAGGAGATCAGATAACACTACTGGAACCGTATTATCGCAACCTTGATTTCTCTTGGAAGGGAAAG CATTACCAGTTCAAATCAACCCGTGTCGATTTCTTAGAACAACTTATTGTCAATGGAAAAGCTCCCTCTGCTCAGCAGGCAGTCCAGGCATCAATATATGCCCAACACAAACCGTGA
- the LOC120081332 gene encoding sarcoplasmic reticulum histidine-rich calcium-binding protein, translated as MDTKKFIQLVEEKKKRALEKKEAPLKWEQKLEAAAKAKADAEAKARKIKASKHKRRSLSDSDTDSESDSHEGGRKAGKRSHKKHRKHSYSDSGDSEKRKERKSKQKLKRRRSSHDDSSDESDDHSGEDRRKKRSHRRHAHDNSSSDESYSSSSDDDVERTKRSHSRRHRHHRRIDCSSSDDSNSEDNSSLQRKKRVRHHKSHHRHGRSHRSCSIDSLNRNYWRRDARSQSSGKSSDDNHEESALLQSRHKSSHHNKYRHHHSGVDGSTQIDEKHADKNSDENDHDRAKDSH; from the coding sequence ATGGACACCAAGAAGTTCATCCAATTGgttgaggagaagaagaagagggctTTGGAGAAGAAAGAAGCCCCATTGAAATGGGAACAGAAACTTGAAGCTGCTGCCAAGGCAAAGGCTGATGCTGAAGCCAAAGCCAGGAAGATCAAGGCTTCCAAGCATAAAAGAAGATCACTATCAGACTCTGATACTGATTCCGAAAGTGATAGCCATGAGGGAGGAAGGAAAGCAGGTAAGAGAAGTCATAAGAAGCACAGGAAACATAGCTACTCTGATTCAGGTGACAGTgagaagagaaaagagagaaaatctaAGCAAAAACTGAAACGACGTCGCTCATCTCACGATGACAGCAGTGATGAATCCGATGACCACTCTGGTGAAGAtaggaggaagaagagaagccATAGAAGACATGCACATGACAACTCAAGTTCTGATGAAAGTTACTCCAGTTCTAGTGATGATGATGTTGAGAGAACAAAACGAAGTCATTCCAGGCGTCATAGACATCATAGGCGAATTGACTGTTCATCATCTGATGATTCTAACAGTGAGGATAATAGTTCTTTGCAAAGGAAAAAACGTGTCAGACACCACAAGTCCCACCATCGACACGGGCGGTCCCATCGATCATGTAGTATTGATTCATTAAACCGTAATTACTGGAGGCGTGATGCTAGAAGCCAGTCCTCAGGGAAGTCATCTGACGATAATCATGAAGAATCAGCGTTATTACAATCTAGGCATAAGAGTAGCCACCATAACAAATACCGGCACCATCATTCAGGTGTCGATGGTTCGACCCAGATCGATGAAAAACATGCTGACAAGAACTCTGATGAAAATGACCATGATCGTGCTAAGGATTCTCATTAA
- the LOC120081331 gene encoding fruit protein pKIWI502, with the protein MSISISFPNSSLSLPPPPPHPHALFPPPPSSMSLFRRLSPGHLRFNLRQHAPRFATAAAAAVRQDTAAWTQAPLAEIEPAAESLFHVSIDVSDAPDLAASHTRAGQYLQLRVPDVEKPTFLAIASPPLLASAEGVFQFLVKSVEGSIAELLCGLKKGDVVQLSQVMGRGFDVDQIAPPQDYPTVLIFATGSGISPIRSLIESGFGASKRSDVRLYYGARNLKRMAYQDRFDEWESSGVEVVPVLSQPGSDWTGESGYVQATFSKAKKAFDPLSTGAILCGQKQMTEEITSILVADGVSSEKILKNF; encoded by the exons ATGTCTATCTCCATTTCCTTCCCTAATTCTTCTCTCTCCCTTCCCCCTCCCCCTCCCCATCCCCATGCCCTCTTTCCCCCTCCTCCCTCTTCCATGTCTCTCTTCCGCCGCCTGAGCCCCGGCCATCTTAGATTCAACCTCCGACAGCACGCCCCCCGATTCGCTACCGCTGCTGCTGCTGCCGTACGCCAGGACACCGCTGCTTGGACTCAAGCTCCTCTCGCCGAAATCGAGCCTGCCGCCGAGTCTCTCTTCCACGTTTCCATAGACGTGTCCGACGCGCCGGACCTCGCTGCTTCTCACACGCGTGCTGGTCAGTACCTGCAGCTTCGTGTCCCCGACGTGGAGAAACCGACGTTCCTTGCCATTGCGTCTCCTCCGTTACTTGCGTCTGCGGAAGGCGTGTTCCAGTTCTTGGTGAAGAGCGTGGAGGGCTCAATCGCTGAGCTTCTCTGTGGATTGAAGAAAGGAGATGTCGTGCAACTCAGTCAGGTCATGGGGAGGGGATTCGATGTCGATCAAATCGCGCCGCCTCAAGATTACCCTACCGTTTTGATTTTTGCTACTGGATCCGGAATCAG TCCGATACGATCTCTGATTGAGTCAGGCTTCGGTGCCAGTAAGAGGTCTGATGTGAGGCTATATTATGGGGCAAGAAACCTCAAAAGAATGGCTTATCAG GATAGATTTGATGAGTGGGAATCATCTGGTGTTGAGGTTGTGCCAGTATTGTCACAACCTGGGAGTGATTGGACTGGTGAAAGTGGCTATGTCCAG GCTACCTTCAGTAAAGCAAAGAAAGCTTTTGACCCTCTTTCGACAGGTGCTATACTCTGTGGTCAGAAACAGATGACCGAG GAAATTACGTCGATTCTTGTAGCAGATGGAGTCTCTAGTGAGAAGATACTAAAGAATTTTTGA